The DNA region TGCCGTTTCTTCGTCGATGCCTTCCAGCTCAAACATTACTCTCCCCCTTCTGACGACTGCAACCCAACCGACCGGAGCGCCTTTCCCTTTACCCATTCGCGTCTCCGCAGGTTTTTCAGTTATTGGCTTATCGGGGAACATTCGGATCCAAAGCTTGCCTCCCCTTTTTATGTGCCTTGTTATAGCGACACGAGCCGCTTCAATCTGTTTGGCCGAAATCCACGCCGCTTCAAGAGCTTGAAGACCGTAATCGCCGAAATCAATTTTGTTGGCGCCTTTTGATACGCCTCTTCTTTTACCCCTCTGCTGTTTTCTGTATTTCATTCTCTTAGGTGCCAACATGATTAATTTCTCCTATTTTCTCTTTTTATCTTTTTTAGCCCCTAACAGGCCGAGTTGATTCAATCTGTATTGGTCTTCGTCGTTCATTATCAAGCCTTTAAATATCCAGGTCTTTATCCCTACAGTTCCCGAAAGCGTGTGTGCCGTAGTTTGAGAATAATCTATGTCCGCTCTTATTGTGTGAAGCGGAATGTTCCCCTCCCTGTACCATTCGGTTCTGGCTATTTCAGCTCCTCCGAGCCTTCCCGAACAAGTGACCTTAATGCCTTTGGCGCCTTGTCTGAGAGCGTTTGTGACTGCTCTCTTCATTGCTCTCTTGAAACTCACCCTCTGGATTATCTGTCTCGTGATATTGTCCGCCACAAGTTTGGCGTCCAATTCGGGATTCTGGACTTCCTGAATCTTGAGATTCACTTCTTTACCTATAAGCTTCTTTATCTCTTCTCTGAGCTGGTTTATTTCCTTGCCTTGTTTTCCTATAATCTTGCCCGGTGTCGAAGTGTGAACCGTCACAGTGACATTGTCCACGGCTTTCTCTATCTCGACTTTCGAAACACCAGCCTGGCTCAGCCTCTTGTCAAGGTATCTTCTTATTTCAATGTCTTCTTTTAATCCCTGACTGAATTTTCTGTGATGGGCAAACCAGCGGGAATCCCAGTTTTTTGTGATCCCGATTCTGAATCCTACAGGATGTGTTTTCTGTCCCAAATGCAACCTCCGCTATTTTGACGTGTTCTCGACTGTGACCGTGATGTGACAGGTTTCCTTCACTATAGGTTTTGCTCTGCCCCTCGCTCCGGCTCTGAACCTTTTCGGATAATTCGGTCCTTTATCGATTTTTATTTCTTTTATGTAAATATTGCTGTCGTCGAGAGCGACTCCTTCCGGTTTAACCTTGAGATTCGCCGCGGCGGAAGCTATCGTTTTCGTGAGGGGTGAAGAAATCGAATAATTCGTGAAAGAGAGGAGAGATAATGCTTCATCGACCCTTTTGCCCCTGAAGGAATCGACTACCCTTCTGGCTTTTTTTGAAGTGACTCTGACGTATTTTGTTACTGCTGTTGTCTGCATCTCCTGTCCCCTTATGCCTGAGTTTTGGTTTTCCTTTCCGCTTCGGCTTTCTTGCCTCCGTGTCCTCTGAACAGCCTCGTCGGAGAGAATTCGCCGAGTTTGTGTCCGACCATATTCTCCGTGACGTAAACGGGTATGAATTTTTTTCCGTTGTGAACAGCAAAAGACAATCCGACAAAATCAGGTGTGATCGTCGAACGCCTGCTCCATGTCTTTATAGTCTTTTTGTCTCTTTCGGATTTCATTTTCTCGATTTTCTCAACCAGTTTCTGATCTACGAAAGGACCTTTTTTCACTGATCTCGGCATTACGTCTTCTCCTTAATAACTTATTTCGATTTTCTTTTTACTATGTATTTGTCAGATAATTTTTTCTTGCGCGTCTTGAAACCCTTCGTCGGAATACCGGTGGGTGAAACAGGATGTCTTCCTCCGCTCGACCTGCCTTCACCGCCACCGAGCGGATGATCGACCGGGTTCATAGCGACTCCTCTTACTTTGGGTCTTCTTCCGAGCCATCTGGCTTTCCCTGCTTTTCCATAATGAATGTTGAAGTAATCC from candidate division WOR-3 bacterium includes:
- the rplP gene encoding 50S ribosomal protein L16, giving the protein MLAPKRMKYRKQQRGKRRGVSKGANKIDFGDYGLQALEAAWISAKQIEAARVAITRHIKRGGKLWIRMFPDKPITEKPAETRMGKGKGAPVGWVAVVRRGRVMFELEGIDEETAKRAMELASAKLPIKTRFISGHDIA
- the rpsC gene encoding 30S ribosomal protein S3 translates to MGQKTHPVGFRIGITKNWDSRWFAHHRKFSQGLKEDIEIRRYLDKRLSQAGVSKVEIEKAVDNVTVTVHTSTPGKIIGKQGKEINQLREEIKKLIGKEVNLKIQEVQNPELDAKLVADNITRQIIQRVSFKRAMKRAVTNALRQGAKGIKVTCSGRLGGAEIARTEWYREGNIPLHTIRADIDYSQTTAHTLSGTVGIKTWIFKGLIMNDEDQYRLNQLGLLGAKKDKKRK
- the rplV gene encoding 50S ribosomal protein L22 → MQTTAVTKYVRVTSKKARRVVDSFRGKRVDEALSLLSFTNYSISSPLTKTIASAAANLKVKPEGVALDDSNIYIKEIKIDKGPNYPKRFRAGARGRAKPIVKETCHITVTVENTSK
- the rpsS gene encoding 30S ribosomal protein S19, translated to MPRSVKKGPFVDQKLVEKIEKMKSERDKKTIKTWSRRSTITPDFVGLSFAVHNGKKFIPVYVTENMVGHKLGEFSPTRLFRGHGGKKAEAERKTKTQA